A single Corynebacterium stationis DNA region contains:
- a CDS encoding acyl-CoA carboxylase subunit beta, with the protein MATAANKPTTTAEKIADLASRLEQAQDPGSERSRKRRDDAGHSTPRQRINALLDEGSFVEVGALGKTPNDPDAIYSDGVVTGYGRISGRPVCIYAHDKTVYGGSVGVTFGQKVCQVMDMAIKIGCPVIGIQDSGGARIQDAVTSLAMYSEISRRQLPLSGRSPQISIMLGKSAGGAVYAPVTTDFVIAVDKQAEMYVTGPKVIREVTGEDISSAELGGASQQELNGNVSAVVDGEDEAFDLVRDLLDHLPSSCFDEAPEFAAPSDEELREDTELDSFMPDDTNAGYDMIELLEQLGDDDEIIELQPNFAPNMITAFGRIDGKTVGFVANNPMHLAGCIDADAADKGARFIQICDAYNVPLVFVVDTPGYMPGVEQEKVGLIHRGAKFAFAGVQATVPKVSLIVRKAFGGAYAVMGSKNLSGDINLAWPTAQIAVMGSAAAVVMIAGKQLDAAETPEQREMTKKMFMDFYDENMTSPYVAAERGYIDVMVRPRESRIALRQALRQLETKNISDLPKKHPIAPM; encoded by the coding sequence GTGGCAACGGCAGCTAATAAGCCGACGACCACCGCGGAGAAGATCGCTGATCTGGCATCCCGTCTGGAACAGGCGCAGGATCCAGGCAGCGAACGCTCCCGCAAGCGCCGCGATGACGCCGGTCATTCAACCCCGCGTCAGCGTATTAACGCGCTGCTAGACGAAGGTTCCTTCGTTGAGGTCGGCGCTTTGGGCAAGACCCCCAATGACCCGGACGCTATTTACTCTGACGGTGTAGTCACCGGCTACGGCCGCATCTCAGGCCGTCCCGTGTGCATCTACGCGCACGATAAGACTGTTTACGGCGGCTCAGTTGGCGTGACCTTCGGGCAAAAGGTCTGCCAGGTCATGGACATGGCGATCAAGATCGGTTGCCCTGTCATCGGCATTCAAGACTCCGGCGGCGCGCGTATTCAAGACGCCGTGACATCGCTTGCGATGTACTCGGAGATTTCTCGTCGTCAGCTGCCGCTGTCTGGCCGCAGCCCGCAGATTTCCATCATGCTGGGCAAGTCTGCCGGCGGTGCCGTCTATGCGCCGGTGACCACGGACTTCGTCATTGCCGTCGACAAGCAAGCGGAAATGTACGTCACCGGCCCGAAGGTAATCCGCGAGGTAACCGGTGAGGATATCTCTTCTGCGGAGCTAGGTGGCGCGAGCCAGCAGGAGCTCAACGGCAATGTCTCGGCCGTCGTCGATGGTGAAGATGAAGCTTTCGACTTGGTCCGGGATCTGCTCGACCACCTTCCATCGTCCTGCTTCGACGAGGCGCCAGAGTTTGCTGCGCCGAGCGATGAAGAACTGCGCGAAGACACTGAGCTCGACTCCTTCATGCCTGATGACACCAATGCCGGCTACGACATGATTGAGCTCTTAGAGCAGCTTGGCGATGATGACGAGATCATCGAACTGCAGCCCAACTTCGCGCCGAATATGATTACGGCCTTTGGGCGTATCGATGGCAAAACCGTTGGTTTCGTGGCGAATAACCCGATGCACCTGGCGGGCTGTATTGACGCTGATGCAGCCGATAAGGGCGCGCGCTTTATCCAGATTTGCGATGCCTACAATGTGCCTTTGGTATTCGTTGTCGATACCCCGGGCTATATGCCGGGTGTTGAGCAGGAAAAGGTTGGGCTTATTCACCGCGGCGCGAAGTTTGCGTTCGCTGGGGTGCAAGCCACCGTGCCAAAGGTTTCGCTGATTGTGCGCAAGGCTTTTGGTGGTGCTTATGCGGTTATGGGCTCGAAGAACCTGTCTGGCGATATTAATCTGGCGTGGCCGACCGCGCAGATTGCCGTGATGGGCTCTGCCGCGGCGGTCGTGATGATTGCGGGCAAGCAGCTCGATGCCGCTGAAACACCTGAGCAGCGCGAGATGACCAAGAAGATGTTCATGGATTTCTATGATGAAAACATGACCTCGCCGTACGTGGCTGCCGAACGTGGCTATATCGACGTAATGGTTCGCCCGCGCGAATCGCGTATCGCTTTGCGCCAGGCATTGCGTCAATTGGAAACTAAAAATATTTCTGATTTGCCAAAGAAGCATCCGATTGCGCCGATGTAG
- the pabB gene encoding aminodeoxychorismate synthase component I, with protein sequence MILLLDNHDSYTFNLYQLIAEVAGELPLVVRAEFSERENLAQRVRHGEFSHVVISPGPGTPENPRDFAAACQVIEAARDIPVLGICLGHQGLALLNGARVKPAPEPKHGFISTVHHTGTGLFAGIPQDFKVVRYHSLCVDDIDTTLIRPLAWSEDGVLMGLEVLGRPHWGVQFHPESILTEHGRTIIQNFLDQEPPAKWKLAHREVSLPMNCEATFARLKDAAPDAFWLDSATADTGVGRYSILGTGTGSQSASIRYDISRGSVQVARGGEITTVETDVLSYLQQLLAETVDTEDLPELPFRGGYVGFLGYECKALTVGPGVHSADTPDAYWVFPQAFVVFDHREAMAQLCVIYDAVEGPTAETTELMEWLEESLEVGMPTHTAREPEAALEGTWRLTADEYVARIGEVDAALRRGDSYEVCLTDTYETQVAVDGWDLYRQLRRNNPAPYAAYLKLGAFGDELEILSSSPERFLKVERDGTVSSKPIKGTIARSEDPEEDRRRSYFLQTDAKTRAENLMIVDLLRNDLGRVCEVGSVEVPVLMGVESYQTVHQLVSTVVGTLRGDANLIDLLHATFPGGSMTGAPKERTLSIIDSLEAGPRGVYSGTIGYLGLDGTADLNIVIRTIVKAGENITVGAGGAIVLDSDAKEENAEKELKAAALLRSIAQVRSSNL encoded by the coding sequence ATGATTCTCCTACTCGATAATCATGACTCTTATACTTTCAACCTCTATCAACTCATCGCAGAGGTAGCAGGGGAATTACCGCTGGTGGTTCGAGCTGAATTCAGCGAACGTGAAAACCTAGCCCAGCGGGTGCGCCACGGAGAATTTAGCCACGTCGTGATTTCACCAGGCCCAGGCACCCCGGAAAACCCACGCGACTTTGCGGCCGCATGCCAAGTCATCGAAGCCGCACGAGACATTCCTGTCCTCGGTATTTGCCTAGGACACCAGGGCCTCGCGCTTCTTAATGGCGCTCGCGTCAAGCCCGCTCCTGAACCGAAACACGGTTTCATCAGCACTGTCCACCACACCGGGACCGGACTCTTCGCCGGTATCCCGCAGGATTTCAAGGTGGTGCGCTACCACTCGCTGTGCGTTGACGATATTGACACCACGCTGATCCGCCCGCTGGCGTGGTCCGAAGACGGCGTGCTAATGGGGCTTGAAGTGCTGGGTCGCCCGCACTGGGGCGTGCAGTTCCATCCGGAATCAATTTTGACCGAGCACGGGCGGACCATCATCCAGAATTTCTTGGACCAAGAACCTCCCGCGAAATGGAAGCTTGCGCATCGCGAGGTTTCGCTGCCGATGAACTGCGAAGCCACCTTTGCCCGCTTGAAAGATGCTGCGCCAGACGCTTTCTGGCTAGATTCTGCCACTGCAGATACCGGCGTGGGCCGCTATTCGATTCTCGGCACCGGCACCGGTTCTCAGTCCGCATCTATTCGCTATGACATAAGCCGTGGGAGCGTCCAGGTAGCCCGCGGTGGTGAAATCACAACTGTTGAGACCGACGTCTTGTCCTACCTGCAGCAGCTCCTGGCCGAAACAGTGGACACGGAAGACCTACCAGAGCTGCCGTTTCGTGGTGGTTACGTCGGATTCTTAGGCTATGAGTGCAAAGCTCTCACGGTCGGGCCCGGTGTTCACAGTGCAGATACTCCCGATGCCTATTGGGTGTTTCCGCAGGCTTTTGTGGTCTTTGATCATCGAGAAGCGATGGCGCAACTATGCGTTATTTATGACGCGGTGGAAGGCCCGACAGCAGAGACGACCGAGTTGATGGAATGGCTCGAGGAATCTCTCGAGGTTGGGATGCCGACTCATACGGCGAGGGAACCGGAAGCGGCGCTGGAAGGCACATGGCGGCTGACGGCGGATGAATACGTGGCGCGCATCGGGGAAGTGGATGCGGCACTGCGCCGTGGCGATAGCTATGAAGTGTGCTTGACCGATACCTATGAAACCCAGGTGGCGGTCGATGGCTGGGACTTGTACCGGCAGCTGCGGCGCAACAATCCGGCGCCCTATGCCGCCTACCTGAAGCTTGGCGCCTTTGGTGATGAGCTGGAGATTCTGTCATCTTCGCCCGAGCGATTCCTTAAGGTCGAACGCGATGGCACCGTGTCGAGCAAGCCCATCAAGGGCACGATTGCGCGCTCCGAGGACCCTGAGGAGGACCGCCGGCGCAGCTACTTCTTACAAACCGATGCGAAGACGCGGGCAGAGAATTTGATGATCGTGGACCTTCTACGCAATGACTTAGGGCGTGTCTGCGAAGTCGGCTCCGTGGAAGTTCCCGTGCTGATGGGCGTGGAATCGTATCAGACGGTTCATCAGCTGGTCAGCACCGTCGTGGGCACATTGCGCGGCGATGCCAACCTCATCGACCTGCTTCATGCCACCTTCCCCGGCGGCTCCATGACGGGCGCTCCTAAAGAACGCACACTGAGCATCATCGATTCTTTAGAAGCAGGACCGCGCGGGGTATATTCGGGCACCATCGGATACTTGGGACTAGATGGTACGGCGGATTTGAATATCGTTATCCGCACCATCGTCAAAGCTGGCGAGAACATCACCGTGGGTGCCGGTGGCGCGATTGTTCTAGATTCTGATGCCAAGGAAGAAAACGCCGAAAAAGAACTCAAAGCGGCAGCCCTTCTGCGCTCCATCGCGCAGGTCAGGAGCTCGAATTTATGA